The DNA sequence TATACTCGTATAGaggaaaaaatctgaaaactgaaaattattgataatttgatgtaaaaaatcatatattcataattattcgattaattaagtacctaagacttaccaaaaacctaacccacttttagaTAACCTAGAAACTTGATATTTGGCATGAAGGTAGACTAAAAGgcgtataaaaaaagaaaatattgaaaactGAAATTTTTTGACAGTTGACCGCGCGTTAGCGAGGGTCTCGTTTCAGCACAACTGCTTTTATGATTAACACTAGTAATTTCTTACTTTTTGTACAAAAGTAATGATTtcccaacaaaaacataaatgtgaaatgagagccaagttcaattaTGCCCATGTTTTACTTCTCCAACCAACTGCATTTCTTGAATACCGCATCCTAAGGGTCCATGATTGCAAATCGAttgtaattttgtaaaaaaattactaaTTGCAACAATTCTTCGACCGACGGTTTTGTCAGGAAGCTCTTCTTCCAAATCGAACGATATTtgtaactgaaaataaaatatattgtaagtGTTAGCATTTACAATTTGTCACatcatgtacagtcgacgtcaaagatttataataaggtgaaaaatgtatacatatatcatAATCACCTACCTCATGGGTATCTTCTTCCTCTAATAGACTAGGAACCCGataagtgtcatccacctgtgcAATGCGTGGGTTCAAAATGTTTGAGCTGGTCGCCTCACTgtcaaaaccaaaattaaataaatgtatgatgttttacagcacatatggactttaccgcactagtgcgataatgcaCACACACATTACGTATGTATGTCAAATATTTAAAGggctatatgtactgtaaaacgttgtacgatacatgtgagAATAGGTAATACGCAACTataattttcggtggaa is a window from the Cydia fagiglandana chromosome 13, ilCydFagi1.1, whole genome shotgun sequence genome containing:
- the LOC134669809 gene encoding uncharacterized protein LOC134669809, giving the protein MRLNFLLFCLSRKRRKLDNFTAEDDTISLDYIELQNMEMESPISSKLKVSQNNDEATSSNILNPRIAQVDDTYRVPSLLEEEDTHELQISFDLEEELPDKTVGRRIVAISNFFTKLQSICNHGPLGCGIQEMQLVGEVKHGHN